From the Lolium rigidum isolate FL_2022 chromosome 2, APGP_CSIRO_Lrig_0.1, whole genome shotgun sequence genome, one window contains:
- the LOC124688259 gene encoding probable indole-3-pyruvate monooxygenase YUCCA11, with amino-acid sequence MEEASVLIVGAGPAGLATAACLSKFSIPYVIVERESCSASLWRNRSYDRLKLHLAKEFCELPHMSYPVDAPTYIPKNQFVKYLDDYIERFSIQPKYLTVVESSTYDIKHNCWSIIARDMEKCTIVDYKAKFLVVASGENSEENIPVISGLENFPGVTIHSSEYKSGISYSGKNVLVIGSGNSGMEIAYDLASHGANTSIVVRSPMHIMTKELIRLGMKLVRHLPLKLVDDLLVMMANFIFGDLTRHGIIRPKKGPFIIKSETGRSAVIDVGTVGLIKEGNIKVQPRITLVKGRIIEFEGGNQGSFDAIVFATGYKSTANRWIKNGEDMLNNDGLPKKEFPNHWKGVNGLYCAGLARMGLAGIALDAKNIANDIKSIIESMST; translated from the exons ATGGAGGAGGCCTCAGTTTTGATTGTTGGCGCTGGgccagcgggccttgcaacagccGCATGCCTTAGCAAATTCTCCATCCCCTATGTCATTGTCGAGCGCGAGAGTTGCAGCGCCTCACTATGGCGCAATCGCTCGTATGATCGTCTCAAGCTTCATCTTGCCAAGGAGTTTTGTGAGCTGCCGCACATGTCGTACCCAGTTGATGCCCCAACATACATACCGAAGAACCAGTTTGTCAAGTACCTCGATGACTACATTGAGCGATTCAGTATTCAGCCGAAATATCTCACTGTTGTTGAGTCATCCACATATGACATCAAACACAATTGTTGGTCCATCATTGCCCGTGACATGGAGAAGTGCACAATAGTCGATTACAAGGCAAAGTTTCTTGTTGTGGCTAGTGGTGAGAATAGTGAGGAGAATATTCCAGTGATCTCAGGACTAGAAAACTTTCCAGGTGTGACCATCCACTCTTCAGAATATAAATCAGGCATCAGCTACTCAGGGAAGAACGTATTGGTCATTGGATCGGGCAACTCTGGAATGGAGATTGCTTATGACCTTGCATCTCATGGTGCCAATACTTCTATTGTTGTTCGAAGTCCG ATGCATATAATGACAAAGGAATTAATCCGATTAGGGATGAAACTAGTTCGTCACCTTCCTCTAAAGCTAGTAGACGATCTCCTTGTGATGATGGCAAATttcatttttggtgatttaactaGGCATGGGATCATCAGACCAAAAAAGGGTCCATTTATTATCAAGTCAGAAACTGGCCGATCCGCAGTGATTGATGTTGGCACCGTGGGGCTAATCAAAGAAGGCAATATAAAA GTTCAACCAAGGATTACTCTGGTTAAAGGCAGAATAATTGAATTTGAAGGTGGGAACCAAGGCTCCTTCGACGCGATCGTGTTTGCAACTGGATACAAAAGCACAGCAAATAGGTGGATCAAG AATGGTGAGGACATGTTGAACAATGATGGCTTGCCAAAGAAGGAATTTCCAAATCACTGGAAAGGTGTAAACGGGCTCTATTGTGCTGGTTTAGCGAGGATGGGCTTGGCCGGCATTGCCTTAGATGCCAAGAACATCGCCAATGACATTAAATCTATCATAGAATCCATGTCTACCTAA